A single window of Aphidius gifuensis isolate YNYX2018 linkage group LG1, ASM1490517v1, whole genome shotgun sequence DNA harbors:
- the LOC122855606 gene encoding uncharacterized protein LOC122855606 — translation METTKHMATVSKQLVEQKGLLSLPEPKKGKKISESTKRLVLDFYNDERNSSTMPGKKDFLSIRDESGKRTHVQKKLVLSNLNELFRSFQAEYPTIKIEFSTFAAMRPRYCILAGASGTHTVCVCSIHQNIKLMILGCNLKELTKDSTLQIESYEDCINAVICSESTDACHLGNCLNCPKMDVLNDYLDKLLEDNEIFQISYKQWVAKPRTTLETVMQDSFDFIRDFCEKTENLLRHAFIARCQGNFLKTLKESINDDEAIVICDFAENYAFIIQDAAPGFHWNNNQATVYTVVIYFKDYHKSLAIVSDNSHHDAIAVHIYTRITIDYIKSLNSRIKKIHYFSDGAPQQFKNYKNVVTLCHHKKNYGIEAEWHFFATAHGKGPCDGVGGTLKREAARASLQRPTDKQITTPKELYDWANEANRLPNIAVKYSSAETYELEKIAIEESFTKVQKIKNLQKVHCLIPCENDEKEFAELQEAVKKGRLIMACNGVDNRDIIFDDGYVINNDDFAEE, via the exons ATGGAAACTACAAAACATATGGCTACAGTTTCAAAACAACTTGTTGAACAAAAAGGTCTCCTTTCACTTCCAGAGCCCAAAAAAG gaaaaaaaataagtgaaaGTACAAAACGACTTgtacttgatttttataatgatgaaaGAAACAGTTCAACGATGCCTGGAAAGAaagattttttatcaattcgaGATGAAAGTGGAAAACGAACTCACGTCCAGAAAAAGTTAGTGCTATCAAATTTGAACGAATTATTCAGGAGTTTCCAAGCTGAGTATCCCACTATTAAGATTGAATTCTCAACTTTTGCAGCAATGAGACCAAGATATTGTATTTTGGCAGGAGCCTCCGGTACTCACACTGTGTGCGTTTGTTCAATACACCAGAATATCAAGCTCATGATTTTAG GTTGTAATCTTAAAGAGCTGACGAAAGACAGCACTTTGCAAATTGAATCTTATGAAGATTGCATTAATGCAGTTATTTGTTCTGAATCAACGGACGCTTGTCACCTCGGAAATTGCTTAAACTGCCCTAAAATGGATGTACTGAATGATTACTTAGATAAGTTGCTTGaagataatgaaatttttcagATATCATATAAACAATGGGTAGCAAAGCCACGAACTACTCTTGAAACTGTTATGCAAGattcttttgattttattcGTGACTTTTGTGAAAAAACTGAAAACCTTCTAAGACATGCATTTATTGCCAGATGTCAAGGAAACTTCTTGAAAACATTGAAGGAATCAATCAATGACGATGAAGCAATTGTTATTTGTGATTTCGCAGAAAATTACGcttttattattcaagatGCTGCACCTGGATTCCATTGGAACAATAACCAAGCTACTGTTTATACGGTAGTTATATACTTTAAGGATTATCACAAAAGTTTAGCAATTGTGTCAGATAACAGTCATCACGATGCAATTGCGGTTCACATATACACAAGAATAACGATCGATTATATTAAATCACTTAatagtagaataaaaaaaatacattatttttccGATGGAGCACCACAACAATTcaagaattataaaaatgtagtTACTTTAtgtcatcataaaaaaaactacgGAATCGAAGCAGAGTGGCATTTTTTTGCAACGGCACATGGTAAAGGGCCTTGTGATGGAGTTGGCGGTACTCTCAAAAGAGAAGCTGCAAGAGCAAGCCTACAACGACCAACTGATAAGCAGATAACTACACCAAAAGAGCTCTACGACTGGGCAAATGAAGCTAACAGACTACCGAACATCGCTGTAAAGTATTCGTCAGCAGAAACTTATGAACTCGAAAAAATTGCCATCGAAGAATCTTTTACAaaggttcaaaaaataaaaaatttgcaaaaagtTCACTGCTTGATTCCTTGTGAAAATG